In Tiliqua scincoides isolate rTilSci1 chromosome 1, rTilSci1.hap2, whole genome shotgun sequence, the following are encoded in one genomic region:
- the DSE gene encoding dermatan-sulfate epimerase isoform X2: MYEASYRRGWGFQYLHNHQPTNCVALLAGSLILMNQGYLQEAYLWTKQVLTIMEKSIVLLQEVTDGSLYEGVAYGSYTTRSLFQYIFLVQRHFDINHFKHPWLQQHFAFMYRTVLPGFQRTVAIADSNYNWFYGPESQLVFLDKFVMRNGSGNWLADQIRRNRVLEGPGTPSKGQRWCTLHTEFIWYDASLGFVPPPDFGIPKLHYFEDWGVVTYGSAVHAEINTPFLSFKSGKLGGRAIYDIVHRNKYKDWIKGWRNFNAGHEHPDQNSFTFAPNGMPFITEALYGPKYTFLNNVLMFSPAVSKSCFYPWEGQVTEDCSSKWLKYKHDLAADCQGRVVAAMERGGIVFIRGEGVGAYNPQLRLKSLQRNLFLLHPQLLLLVDQMHLEDDSPLEMATSFFHNVDVPFEETVIDDVHGAFIRQRDGMYKMYWMDDTGSSEKAVVASRMYPRGYPYNGTNYVNVTTRLRIPITRAVYLFIGPSVDVQSFNVQGDSQQLDVFITTGDHAYAVYLWTGEDKSHSVFAQVIADRQKIIFDRASAIRSAPVSEVRDYIGIVEQNVQHFKPVFQQLEKQILSRVRNTDSFRKTAERLLRFSDKRQTEEAIDRIFAISQQQQQQQGRAKRNRKVAKGYKFVDAGPDIFAQIEVNERKVRQKAQTLAQKELPVDEDEEMNDLLDFADITYGKYKNSVPIKGRSGLAQMLTTARSSAPSMSASYTRLFLILNIVIFFAMLAMQLTWFQKAKSLHSQRCLYAVLLIDSCILLWLYSSCSQSQC; encoded by the exons ATGTACGAAGCTTCCTATAGGCGTGGATGGGGTTTCCAGTACCTGCACAACCATCAACCTACCAACTGTGTGGCCTTGTTGGCAGGAAGCCTGATTCTGATGAATCAAG GTTATCTTCAGGAAGCGTACCTGTGGACTAAGCAAGTCCTAACCATCATGGAGAAGTCTATAGTTCTGCTGCAAGAAGTAACAGATGGATCCTTATATGAAGGAGTGGCTTACGGCAGTTACACCACCAGATCTCTCTTCCAGTACATATTCCTTGTCCAAAGACACTTTGACATTAACCACTTCAAACACCCCTGGCTTCAACAACATTTTGCATTTATGTATAGGACAGTTCTGCCAG GATTCCAAAGAACTGTTGCCATTGCAGACTCCAACTACAACTGGTTTTATGGTCCAGAAAGCCAGTTGGTGTTCTTAGACAAATTTGTTATGCGCAATGGCAGTGGAAACTGGTTAGCAGATCAGATCAGGAGAAATCGAGTCCTCGAAGGCCCAGGGACACCATCAAAAGGACAGCGTTGGTGCACGCTTCACACTGAATTTATCTG GTATGACGCAAGCCTGGGTTTTGTACCTCCTCCAGACTTTGGTATCCCAAAGCTACATTATTTTGAAGACTGGGGAGTGGTAACATATGGAAGTGCAGTGCATGCAGAAATCAACACACCCTTTCTCTCCTTCAAGTCAGGAAAGCTGGGAGGACGTGCAATATATGATATTGTTCACCGGAACAAGTACAAAGACTGGATCAAAGGCTGGAGAAACTTCAATGCTGGCCATGAGCACCCTGATCAGAACTCCTTTACTTTTGCCCCCAATGGCATGCCTTTCATAACAGAAGCTCTATATGGGCCAAAGTACACATTTTTAAACAATGTGCTGATGTTTTCTCCAGCTGTGTCAAAGAGCTGCTTCTACCCATGGGAAGGACAAGTGACCGAAGACTGTTCATCAAAGTGGTTGAAATATAAACACGACCTGGCTGCGGATTGCCAAGGGAGAGTGGTTGCTGCTATGGAAAGAGGTGGAATCGTCTTTATCAGGGGTGAAGGAGTAGGTGCGTACAACCCCCAGTTAAGGTTGAAAAGTCTCCAAAGAAACCTGTTTCTTCTCCATCCTCAGCTTCTCTTGCTAGTGGACCAAATGCATCTAGAGGATGATAGCCCTTTGGAGATGGCAACCAGCTTTTTCCACAATGTGGATGTGCCTTTTGAAGAAACTGTTATCGATGATGTGCATGGTGCGTTTATTAGGCAACGAGATGGGATGTACAAGATGTACTGGATGGATGACACTGGTTCCAGTGAGAAAGCGGTGGTGGCCTCCAGAATGTATCCCAGAGGCTATCCTTACAATGGAACAAACTATGTAAATGTCACAACCCGCCTGCGCATCCCAATCACCAGAGCTGTGTACCTCTTCATTGGACCGTCTGTAGATGTTCAAAGCTTCAATGTCCAAGGGGATTCTCAGCAGTTAGATGTTTTCATAACTACCGGGGATCACGCTTATGCCGTTTACTTGTGGACAGGAGAAGATAAAAGCCACTCTGTGTTTGCACAGGTTATCGCAGACCGtcaaaaaattatttttgatcGAGCCTCTGCCATCCGGAGTGCTCCAGTGTCTGAGGTCAGGGATTATATTGGGATCGTTGAACAGAACGTTCAGCATTTCAAGCCTGTCTTCCAGCAGCTAGAGAAGCAGATCCTCTCCCGGGTACGAAACACAGACAGCTTCAGGAAGACTGCTGAGCGCCTACTGAGATTTTCAGACAAAAGACAGACAGAAGAGGCCATTGACCGCATATTTGCAatctctcagcagcagcagcagcagcagggcagagCAAAAAGGAACAGAAAGGTAGCTAAAGGTTATAAGTTTGTGGATGCTGGTCCCGACATTTTTGCACAAATAGAAGTCAACGAAAGAAAAGTTCGGCAGAAGGCACAAACTTTGGCCCAGAAAGAATTGCCTGTGGATGAAGATGAGGAAATGAACGATCTTCTGGATTTTGCAGATATTACCTATGGGAAATATAAAAACAGTGTGCCAATCAAAGGTCGCTCTGGTCTTGCACAGATGTTGACAACTGCTCGAAGCAGTGCCCCCTCTATGTCAGCATCTTATACCCGACTTTTCCTGATTCTGAACATTGTTATTTTCTTTGCCATGTTGGCAATGCAGTTGACTTGGTTCCAAAAGGCCAAGAGCCTGCACAGCCAAAGGTGTCTTTATGCGGTCTTGCTAATTGACAGCTGTATATTATTATGGCTGTATTCTTCTTGTTCCCAGTCACAATGCTAG
- the LOC136635864 gene encoding calcium homeostasis modulator protein 6-like, with translation MDKFQTVLNFFVGHQKALGYGAVSLLTAGSERIFSVVVFECPCNSWNLLYGSVFLWVPALVLFLLGLLLNSRSGRILTGCCAPGRSPLCCRGSRVWRCLQVLWLAVARAAVAPVTWISVALLGGHFYACAASGSTVVQKYMCEGKGEECLKLVLQAPCGGTSQEMGVMLKNLKAQSQVMGWILISCVMILTLLCTCISRCRSPVSVLHLRFWKMYLDKEQQLFEAKAKEHAAKLAERNLKSFFDSTELEPFQTPSTKAWQGISSLFAFNPEGHYYSMIHKYVSKKQMGGSIKSEEGDTFPVCLGFVDSSGGDETRVL, from the exons ATGGACAAGTTCCAGACAGTTCTAAACTTCTTTGTTGGTCACCAGAAGGCGCTGGGCTATGGTGCCGTGTCTCTGCTGACAGCTGGGAGTGAACGCATCTTTTCGGTGGTGGTGTTTGAATGCCCTTGCAACTCTTGGAACCTGCTCTATGGCTCTGTCTTCCTGTGGGTGCCAGCCCTGGTCCTGTTTCTTCTTGGCTTGCTGCTCAACTCGCGGTCGGGGAGGATTCTTACTGGCTGCTGTGCCCCTGGCAGGTCACCTTTGTGTTGCCGTGGGAGTCGTGTCTGGCGCTGCCTGCAAGTGCTCTGGCTGGCGGTTGCCCGTGCTGCTGTGGCTCCTGTCACGTGGATTTCCGTGGCCTTACTGGGAGGCCATTTCTACGCCTGTGCTGCTAGTGGGAGCACCGTAGTTCAGAAGTACATGTGCGAAGGCAAAGGGGAGGAATGCTTGAAGCTTGTGCTTCAAGCACCCTGTGGTGGCACTTCTCAGGAAATGGGAGTCATGCTCAAGAACCTTAAAGCACAGTCTCAG GTGATGGGATGGATTTTGATCTCCTGTGTCATGATACTGACTCTGCTTTGCACCTGCATCTCCCGCTGCCGTTCTCCAGTCAGTGTTCTTCATCTTAGATTCTGGAAAATGTACCTAGACAAGGAGCAACAGCTTTTTGAGGCCAAGGCTAAGGAACATGCTGCCAAATTAGCAGAGAGGAATCTCAAATCCTTCTTTGACTCGACTGAACTGGAGCCATTTCAAACCCCAAGCACCAAAGCCTGGCAGGGCATTTCCTCCTTGTTTGCCTTTAATCCTGAAGGACATTATTATAGTATGATACACAAATACGTCAGTAAAAAACAAATGGGTGGCAGTATTAAATCTGAAGAGGGAGATACATTTCCAGTTTGTCTAGGGTTTGTAGATTCTTCTGGAGGTGATGAAACAAGAGTGTTATAA
- the DSE gene encoding dermatan-sulfate epimerase isoform X3, whose product MGFPVPAQPSTYQLCGLVGRKPDSDESRYDASLGFVPPPDFGIPKLHYFEDWGVVTYGSAVHAEINTPFLSFKSGKLGGRAIYDIVHRNKYKDWIKGWRNFNAGHEHPDQNSFTFAPNGMPFITEALYGPKYTFLNNVLMFSPAVSKSCFYPWEGQVTEDCSSKWLKYKHDLAADCQGRVVAAMERGGIVFIRGEGVGAYNPQLRLKSLQRNLFLLHPQLLLLVDQMHLEDDSPLEMATSFFHNVDVPFEETVIDDVHGAFIRQRDGMYKMYWMDDTGSSEKAVVASRMYPRGYPYNGTNYVNVTTRLRIPITRAVYLFIGPSVDVQSFNVQGDSQQLDVFITTGDHAYAVYLWTGEDKSHSVFAQVIADRQKIIFDRASAIRSAPVSEVRDYIGIVEQNVQHFKPVFQQLEKQILSRVRNTDSFRKTAERLLRFSDKRQTEEAIDRIFAISQQQQQQQGRAKRNRKVAKGYKFVDAGPDIFAQIEVNERKVRQKAQTLAQKELPVDEDEEMNDLLDFADITYGKYKNSVPIKGRSGLAQMLTTARSSAPSMSASYTRLFLILNIVIFFAMLAMQLTWFQKAKSLHSQRCLYAVLLIDSCILLWLYSSCSQSQC is encoded by the exons ATGGGGTTTCCAGTACCTGCACAACCATCAACCTACCAACTGTGTGGCCTTGTTGGCAGGAAGCCTGATTCTGATGAATCAAG GTATGACGCAAGCCTGGGTTTTGTACCTCCTCCAGACTTTGGTATCCCAAAGCTACATTATTTTGAAGACTGGGGAGTGGTAACATATGGAAGTGCAGTGCATGCAGAAATCAACACACCCTTTCTCTCCTTCAAGTCAGGAAAGCTGGGAGGACGTGCAATATATGATATTGTTCACCGGAACAAGTACAAAGACTGGATCAAAGGCTGGAGAAACTTCAATGCTGGCCATGAGCACCCTGATCAGAACTCCTTTACTTTTGCCCCCAATGGCATGCCTTTCATAACAGAAGCTCTATATGGGCCAAAGTACACATTTTTAAACAATGTGCTGATGTTTTCTCCAGCTGTGTCAAAGAGCTGCTTCTACCCATGGGAAGGACAAGTGACCGAAGACTGTTCATCAAAGTGGTTGAAATATAAACACGACCTGGCTGCGGATTGCCAAGGGAGAGTGGTTGCTGCTATGGAAAGAGGTGGAATCGTCTTTATCAGGGGTGAAGGAGTAGGTGCGTACAACCCCCAGTTAAGGTTGAAAAGTCTCCAAAGAAACCTGTTTCTTCTCCATCCTCAGCTTCTCTTGCTAGTGGACCAAATGCATCTAGAGGATGATAGCCCTTTGGAGATGGCAACCAGCTTTTTCCACAATGTGGATGTGCCTTTTGAAGAAACTGTTATCGATGATGTGCATGGTGCGTTTATTAGGCAACGAGATGGGATGTACAAGATGTACTGGATGGATGACACTGGTTCCAGTGAGAAAGCGGTGGTGGCCTCCAGAATGTATCCCAGAGGCTATCCTTACAATGGAACAAACTATGTAAATGTCACAACCCGCCTGCGCATCCCAATCACCAGAGCTGTGTACCTCTTCATTGGACCGTCTGTAGATGTTCAAAGCTTCAATGTCCAAGGGGATTCTCAGCAGTTAGATGTTTTCATAACTACCGGGGATCACGCTTATGCCGTTTACTTGTGGACAGGAGAAGATAAAAGCCACTCTGTGTTTGCACAGGTTATCGCAGACCGtcaaaaaattatttttgatcGAGCCTCTGCCATCCGGAGTGCTCCAGTGTCTGAGGTCAGGGATTATATTGGGATCGTTGAACAGAACGTTCAGCATTTCAAGCCTGTCTTCCAGCAGCTAGAGAAGCAGATCCTCTCCCGGGTACGAAACACAGACAGCTTCAGGAAGACTGCTGAGCGCCTACTGAGATTTTCAGACAAAAGACAGACAGAAGAGGCCATTGACCGCATATTTGCAatctctcagcagcagcagcagcagcagggcagagCAAAAAGGAACAGAAAGGTAGCTAAAGGTTATAAGTTTGTGGATGCTGGTCCCGACATTTTTGCACAAATAGAAGTCAACGAAAGAAAAGTTCGGCAGAAGGCACAAACTTTGGCCCAGAAAGAATTGCCTGTGGATGAAGATGAGGAAATGAACGATCTTCTGGATTTTGCAGATATTACCTATGGGAAATATAAAAACAGTGTGCCAATCAAAGGTCGCTCTGGTCTTGCACAGATGTTGACAACTGCTCGAAGCAGTGCCCCCTCTATGTCAGCATCTTATACCCGACTTTTCCTGATTCTGAACATTGTTATTTTCTTTGCCATGTTGGCAATGCAGTTGACTTGGTTCCAAAAGGCCAAGAGCCTGCACAGCCAAAGGTGTCTTTATGCGGTCTTGCTAATTGACAGCTGTATATTATTATGGCTGTATTCTTCTTGTTCCCAGTCACAATGCTAG